One window of Candidatus Nanosynbacter sp. HMT-352 genomic DNA carries:
- the cyaB gene encoding class IV adenylate cyclase gives MTKKLLEIERKRQITGNIEELIGRLQNIGFELKSNLREIDTYYSRPDIDFMQTVECLRIRQRDSFAEVTYKPATTAATHTENNVIIKPETNLPIQPEDAATAKQLLANLGMVQLAEVNKYRRSFQSSDFPQATVTIDEIKDAGTFVEVEVLSDNETSALMMISNIETKLGLNLMEIVTRPYRDICMGY, from the coding sequence ATGACCAAAAAATTACTAGAAATCGAGCGCAAGCGCCAGATAACGGGCAATATTGAAGAGCTAATCGGGCGGTTGCAAAACATCGGTTTTGAACTAAAGAGTAATCTCCGCGAAATTGATACGTATTATTCTCGTCCTGATATCGACTTTATGCAGACGGTTGAATGCTTGCGGATTCGCCAGCGCGATAGTTTTGCTGAGGTAACTTATAAGCCAGCAACGACTGCTGCGACACATACGGAAAATAATGTAATCATTAAGCCCGAGACAAACCTGCCAATTCAGCCCGAAGATGCGGCAACCGCCAAGCAGCTACTGGCAAACCTCGGTATGGTGCAACTGGCCGAGGTCAACAAATACCGTCGCTCGTTTCAGTCCTCTGATTTTCCGCAAGCAACGGTAACTATCGACGAAATCAAAGACGCCGGAACTTTCGTAGAAGTTGAGGTTTTGTCAGATAATGAGACTAGTGCACTGATGATGATTAGTAACATTGAAACCAAACTCGGTCTGAATTTAATGGAAATTGTGACGCGACCTTATCGGGATATTTGTATGGGCTATTAA